The following are encoded together in the Rana temporaria chromosome 12, aRanTem1.1, whole genome shotgun sequence genome:
- the LOC120918347 gene encoding E3 SUMO-protein ligase KIAA1586-like → MAVMKFNANCRCAKITSISVKILIVFQLMLFAVDNLTVWMTQMTVVQNEHDSDDSEDNEPRERTSSDVENGSNNRNASDSENEDAQHHIASDSDDEPIGQKDTNEIEVRFKMLSWLISSKRTRSESEDSLADPTPNQNIAAGQSQTQANESSTCAAVDQVLTSDVEDESDITSTDDNSRIAEHEWPECWSQAQVQYFSTNYKWLLSKNRKLGCSVCSQVCACVDMQQGQRVSQEWSGCLISSYGRDKAAQQSSLRKKIKEHRDSIYHKKAVEIKEKATQNTMQKHIEDMIKAEYASTCNVFRTAYKIGKHGRPFTDMPIDVQLQVLNGVKMGRVLHSNNSCANILDHIAAEMKKKVVNDIVMNERKLCVLIDESTTISGKSVLVVCLRSAISNEQPDTVFFELIELQGTTANDITEALLECLHNNGFDPHYLQEHLLAFACDGASVMLGRKAGVAAQLCSKFPYLFVWHCSNHRLELAVCDVLKEVGGINHFKIFLDQLYSLYHASPKNQRELTESAHSVGQRLLVIGRVLSVRWVASSERTVKAVWENYPALQVHFTHAAADTSRDSRERAKYKGLNDVLTTVSFVVNLGIMYDALTELSDLSRMLQRRDMTLDQADRQLDRQIRVFESMVSTPGPYTQIAIETENKKIFRNVCLHENERVIKINPGTSSEKTDSHLLSDIKVLQSDSWPASLEIQYGDAAVRRLCQRFRVGERKSVQGFREYKDLKASKTPEDLKPLLKAVHTIAVSTSECERAFSSMNDTLTDKRNSLDIKRLSNLIFLKCNGPPLDQFNAQTYVQTWLAKGRRSAAFKNCEAKSARKVEPKTCWSLF, encoded by the exons ATGGCAGTGATGAAGTTCAATGCAAACTGCAGATGTGCAAAAATAACGAGTATCAGTGTAAAAATATTAATTGTGTTCCAACTAATGCTGTTTGCGGTGGACAATCTGACTGTCTGGATGACTCAGATGACGGTGGTTCAAAATGAGCATGACTCTGATGATTCAGAAGATAATGAACCTAGGGAGCGAACATCCAGCGATGTAGAAAATGGTAGCAATAATCGTAATGCTAGTGACTCTGAAAATGAAGATGCTCAACATCACATTGCCAGTGATTCGGATGATGAGCCAATCGGacaaaaagacacaaatgaaaTTGAG gtacgctttaagATGCTCTCCTGGCTTATAAGTAGCAAAAGAACAAGGTCAGAATCAGAGGACTCGCTGGCTGACCCCACACCAAACCAGAATATCGCTGCAGGTCAGAGTCAGACACAAGCTAATGAAAGCAGCACTTGTGCCGCGGTCGATCAGGTTCTCACAAGTGACGTAGAGGACGAGAGTGACATCACTTCTACCGATGACAACAGCCGCATTGCCGAGCATGAGTGGCCAGAATGTTGGTCCCAAGCACAAGTACAGTATTTCTCCACAAATTACAAGTGGCTGCTAAGCAAAAATCGAAAGTTGGGCTGTAGTGTGTGTAGTCAAGTTTGTGCTTGTGTAGACATGCAGCAAGGGCAGAGAGTGTCGCAGGAGTGGAGTGGGTGCTTAATCTCGTCTTATGGAAGGGACAAGGCTGCACAACAAAGCTCACTACGAAAGAAAATTAAAGAGCACAGAGACTCAATTTATCACAAGAAAGCAGTTGAAATAAAAGAGAAGGCAACACAAAATACAATGCAAAAACACATTGAAGATATGATAAAGGCTGAATACGCCTCAACTTGCAATGTGTTTAGAACAGCTTATAAGATTGGCAAGCATGGGCGTCCCTTTACAGACATGCCAATAGATGTCCAGTTGCAAGTCTTAAATGGTGTCAAGATGGGCAGAGTTTTACACTCTAATAACTCGTGTGCAAATATACTGGATCACATTGCAGCTGAAATGAAAAAGAAGGTAGTCAATGACATAGTGATGAATGAAAGAAAACTGTGTGTGCTCATTGATGAATCCACTACAATAAGTGGAAAGTCTGTCCTTGTCGTGTGCCTGCGGTCAGCTATTTCCAATGAACAGCCAGACACAGTATTTTTTGAACTCATTGAGCTGCAGGGGACCACAGCAAATGACATCACTGAAGCACTGTTAGAATGTCTTCATAATAATGGCTTTGACCCTCACTACCTACAGGAACATTTGTTGGCATTTGCTTGTGATGGAGCCTCAGTGATGCTTGGGAGGAAAGCAGGAGTTGCTGCGCAGCTTTGTTCCAAATTCCCTTACCTGTTTGTCTGGCATTGTTCCAATCACAGACTGGAACTGGCAGTTTGTGATGTTTTGAAGGAGGTTGGAGGaatcaaccactttaaaatatttttagatCAGCTTTACTCCCTCTACCATGCATCCCCAAAAAACCAAAGGGAGTTAACAGAGAGTGCTCACAGTGTTGGACAGCGTCTCCTTGTGATAGGCCGTGTTTTATCAGTGCGTTGGGTTGCTTCAAGTGAGAGAACGGTGAAAGCAGTATGGGAGAACTACCCAGCTTTGCAGGTACACTTTACACATGCTGCTGCTGATACCAGCAGGGACTCAAGAGAGAGAGCAAAATACAAAGGACTCAATGATGTTCTCACTACTGTTTCTTTTGTGGTCAATCTTGGCATCATGTATGACGCTCTCACAGAACTCAGTGACCTCTCAAGAATGCTCCAGAGACGTGACATGACTTTGGATCAAGCCGACAGGCAGCTGGACCGACAGATCCGGGTGTTTGAGTCAATGGTATCCACACCTGGTCCCTACACACAAATTGCCATTGAGACTGAAAATAAGAAAATCTTCAGAAATGTATGCCTGCATGAAAATGAGAGGGTTATAAAAATCAACCCTGG AACCTCATCTGAAAAGACAGACAGTCACCTCCTCTCAGACATCAAGGTCCTCCAGTCTGACTCCTGGCCTGCATCTCTTGAGATTCAATATGGTGATGCAGCAGTCAGACGTTTATGTCAGAGATTCAGAGTTGGGGAGAGGAAAAGTGTCCAAGGATTTAGGGAGTATAAAGACCTTAAAGCTTCCAAGACACCAGAAGACCTGAAGCCTCTTCTTAAAGCTGTCCACACCATTGCAGTATCAACAAGTGAATGCGAGCGAGCTTTCAGCTCAATGAATGATACTTTGACAGATAAAAGAAACTCTCTCGACATCAAAAGGCTTTCAAATCTGATCTTCCTGAAATGCAACGGACCACCCTTGGATCAGTTTAATGCACAAACATATGTGCAGACATGGCTGGCAAAAGGGAGGAGAAGTGCAGCCTTCAAAAACTGCGAAGCCAAAAGTGCAAGGAAAGTGGAGCCCAAAACGTGCTGGAGCCTTTTCTAG